One Calderihabitans maritimus genomic window, TGGCTACTACGTCTCTCGTTGACCGTTCTTTCCTCTCTGGATCATATCTTTCCATGAAGCGTTCGCCTTTAGCATTAAAAAGATAGGCGCCCGCACCTCGTAAACCTTCCTCCAACACACTTCCACGTAAACGGGAATTACCTGCCAGCAATCCAGTTGGATGAAACTGGAGCATCTCCATATCCATCAATACCGCACCTACACGATAAGCCATAGCTACTCCATCCCCTGATTTTTCCATGGAGGGAGCAGAAATTTTATACATTCTGGCCCCACCGCCTGTGGCAACCAGTATCGCCTTAGCCCGAACTAATAAAAACTGCCCAGTTCGAATATCTAACAGTACAGCACCTGCTATTCTTGTGCCTTCCGAGTTAGTTACTAGATCTATTGCCCTACATTCTTCTATTACCTTGATATTTTGCCGACGAAAAACTTGTTCCCTTAAACGCGAAATTATCTCTATTCCTGTCAAATCCCCGCGATGTACAGTACGATCAAAGGACTGACCGGCAAACGGTTTTTGATGGATGTTCCCATGTTCATCGCGGTCAAAGAAACATCCTACCTTCGTTTCTAATTCACGTACGGTCCTGGGAGCATTAGATACCAGAAGCCACGCTAATTCTTGATCATTAATAAACTGGCCACCTTTTAAGGTATCCTTAAAGTGAAGTTCTAAAGAATCTCTGGGATTTAACACCACGTTATAACCACCTTGCACCATCCTTGTACAACCACTTTTACCTACCAATCCCTTCGTGACCAGCGTAACGGAAATCCTAGGATCTGCATCCGCACTTTGTAAAGCCGCAAATAGTCCCGCTCCGCCACTTCCCAATATCAGAATATCAGTAACCAGCTCTTCCATAAATAATCTCCCTCCCTGTTAGCTCTGCTCCAAAAATCTAATAAATTTGATTAACTCCTGCCTTTCTTCTTTTGACATAATATCTTCATAACGCGGCATTTCGTATCTCGGATTAATAAGTTTGGGATCTGCAAGAATTTTCTCTAGATATTCCTCGGAGCGCCTTATCCATCTCTTAGAATCTAACCGCGGTCCTACTGGAACACCGACATCTCGTACGACATGACAAGCTGCACACCCATATTTGGTATAAACCTCGTAACCCGCAACTACCGCCTCGGGAAGCTCTGTTTTTTCAAAAATCTCTACCGTCCCTGGTGGTTTGGGTGTGGTCAATCCTAATATAGTAAGGTACACAATAGATGCAACCAAGATACCCGTTACACCAACTACCACCGGACGTTGGAATAAATGCCTCCCCGGACCTCTATCGAGTACAGGTAATAGAAACAAAACTGAACCAATTATTACAGGAATTAAAAAGGTTCCCACTACTTCGAATTTTCCCGGGAAAAACCAAAGGAGCTTATAAAAAAACATGAAATACCATTCTGGTTTAGGGACCACGTTCACCGTTGCAGGATCTGCCGGCTCTCCTACTTCTGCTCCAACTGTAATAGCTAGGTACATTATTACTATAAACAAACCTACGCTAACCAAAGCATCCTTCAACACGTGATCTGGGAAAAAAGCAGACCCCTTCAACTGAGAATACGTGCGTAAAAAAGATTTTGGTGGTGGTTCCGCTATCCCATGCCTAATAACTAAAGCCACATGTATTATAATCAATATCATAAGTAGTCCTGGTAGCCAAAGAACGTGTAGACTGAAAAACCGGGTCAAGGTTAATGGTCCCACTACCGTATCGGCTCTTACCGCTTCTTTTATAAAAGAACCAACAACCGGGATAGTCCCTAGTATCTCAGTCCCTACCACCGTAGCCCAATAGGCTTTTTGATTCCATGGCAAGAGATAACCCGTAAAACTTAAAGCTAATATGATACCCAGGATTATTACTCCTACGAACCAGGTTAATTCTCTAGGTCGTTTATAAGCACCCCAAATAATAACCCTTAGCATATGCAAAAATACTATAACTATCAAAAAGTTTGCTGACCAGAAATGTATACCTCTAATTATTGAACCCCACTGGATCTCTCCCTCTATAAATAGAATACTTTCATAGGCCTCGTCAGCAGAAGGAACATAATAAAGTGTTAAAAACAGCCCTGTGATCACCTGCAGGAAAATTAAAAACAAAGTGGCACTTCCGAGGGTATGAAACCAACCTATTCCTCTAGGAAGCCTGCGGTATAATATATAATTTATTTGTGGTCCTATCCCAGTCCGTTCTTCTAACCAAATCCATAACTTCCGCATCTTAGTTCCCTCCTCAAGCGCGGAGAAAATCTTTAATAAAAAGCTCGTTATTTCTGACTTCGCATTCATAGCGATCTAAAGGTCTAGGAGGAGGACCAGCAACAACCTCACCTTTCTTATTAAAAACCCCTCCGTGGCACGGTGAAAAAAACATTTGAGCTTCTTCGTTCCAGCGAACTGGGCAACCCAAGTGAGTACATGCCGCATCGTATACTACAACTTCGTTACTCTCCCTTAGTACATAAACGGATCTCCGAATAGATTTTCCAGACTTCAATGGATGCTCAAAAGTAGTTAACGTAGGCTTGCCTTCTTCGTACTGATTAATATCTCCTAACGAAATCCAAGGTTGCTTCGCCTCAGATACAGTTACAGGAGAAAGAGTACTTCTAATACCTATTAATAAAGGAGAAATTGAAGTTATTCCTACTAAACTTAATGCTACCTTTTTAAGAAATTCCTTGCGGCTAACTGCCTTTTCCGAAGCTTCATCCGTAGTTTCCTTAGAAAAATTCCGTTTCCCCTCTAATCCGTGACCTTTCGAATTTATCTCCAATTTTTGTTTCTCTCTTTGATTATTCCTTTGTTGTCGCCCTGCCATCTCCTCTCCCATTGGTGCTCCCCTCCCTTCCTCTATTTTTCTATAGCGTGAAAGTCCTCTTAGTACAGCTTCGTTTTTCAGCTGCTGGATAGACCACGTAGGAATAATGTTTTTAGGGCATACCTCCATACAGTCAAATTGGGTATGACAACGCCAAATTCCATGTTCATGATTTATCCGCCTAAACCTTTCTTCGAAAGCTGCATCACGGTCATCAGCCAACAAACAATAAGCTCTATTTAGTGCCGCAGGACCTAAATACTCTTTATCAAAAGCCACCATAGAACAAGCAGAATAACATGCTCCGCATGTAATGCAATCTAACATATCATCAATAAGGCGTCTAGCTGGAGACCGGGACGGAGTTTTAGCCACTTCATCATCCTTACCAATAAAGTATGGTATGATACTTTCATATTTCTGAAAAAAGGGCTCCATATCAACCACTAGGTCCTTTATTATCGGAAGATTGTTCAACGGTTTTACTGTTATTGTATCACCCAAATCTGCCACTTTGGTTCTGCAGGCCAATCTTTCTTTACCATTAATTACCATAGCGCAAGAACCGCACATACCTAACCTACACGAACAACGGAAAGAAACCGTAGCATCTTTTGCCCGTAAAATTTCGAACAAGGCGTCAAGTACGGTCATGTTTTTGTATGTCTCAACATAAAACGTATCCCACTTTGTTTCCGTGCTTATTTTTGGATTGCACCGAAATACTTTTATGAGGACTTGGGGCACTTTAACTCACTCCCCCTCTTATAAAATTACAAAAAACAGTACAGCTAAATAAGTCACAATTCCTATTGCTGTAAATACCTTAAAAAGAGTTTTAGCTTGTTTTACCCAACCATAATCAATAAGAATAACACGCAAACCATATAAAGCATGAAATATAACAGCTAACAATAACAAGCCATCTACAATCGCACTGGAATGAAAATCAGCGGCCCATGCTTTGTTTCCTCCTATACCTCCTATCAATACATATCCAGTATAATATTTTAAAGGTAAAAGTACTATTAATATAATCGATGTTATTCTCTGAATAAGCCACGCCCACATCCCCGTCTGAATCTGTTCCCAAACATCTCGTTTAATCACTGTAGGTACATTTTTACCATTTATTGAACTCATATATAGTCACCCCCTAAAATTTGAATTGAAAGATTGATGGATTAACTCCTACCTACTTTTTCGATTAACACCTCCTTAACAATTTATTTTCTATTCTCAACTCCTCTTCCCGCAGTTAGCTTATTAAAGAATTTCCTTCTCCACATTTGCAAATTATAGCTT contains:
- a CDS encoding FAD-binding protein, yielding MEELVTDILILGSGGAGLFAALQSADADPRISVTLVTKGLVGKSGCTRMVQGGYNVVLNPRDSLELHFKDTLKGGQFINDQELAWLLVSNAPRTVRELETKVGCFFDRDEHGNIHQKPFAGQSFDRTVHRGDLTGIEIISRLREQVFRRQNIKVIEECRAIDLVTNSEGTRIAGAVLLDIRTGQFLLVRAKAILVATGGGARMYKISAPSMEKSGDGVAMAYRVGAVLMDMEMLQFHPTGLLAGNSRLRGSVLEEGLRGAGAYLFNAKGERFMERYDPERKERSTRDVVARSSYMEILGGRGTPDGGVYLDMSHLGAEFVETNFPGMVERVREIGKDLAREPIEVSPTAHFHMGGIRINLNCQSNIEGLFAAGEDAAGVHGANRLGGNGVAESTVFGILSAERMVDYIKDVSSPSSYSQKQVEEIIERAIKPFKLEVNNSESPFALREEIEEMMWQKVGVVRNGNHLKEALEELNVFEERLEKIAISGPKEYNVAWNEVLNLRNILIIAKATALSALLRTESRGSHYREDFPHTDKEWFKNICLQKNGENEFKVFEQPVNFTRMKPEDVLN
- a CDS encoding cytochrome b N-terminal domain-containing protein, which translates into the protein MRKLWIWLEERTGIGPQINYILYRRLPRGIGWFHTLGSATLFLIFLQVITGLFLTLYYVPSADEAYESILFIEGEIQWGSIIRGIHFWSANFLIVIVFLHMLRVIIWGAYKRPRELTWFVGVIILGIILALSFTGYLLPWNQKAYWATVVGTEILGTIPVVGSFIKEAVRADTVVGPLTLTRFFSLHVLWLPGLLMILIIIHVALVIRHGIAEPPPKSFLRTYSQLKGSAFFPDHVLKDALVSVGLFIVIMYLAITVGAEVGEPADPATVNVVPKPEWYFMFFYKLLWFFPGKFEVVGTFLIPVIIGSVLFLLPVLDRGPGRHLFQRPVVVGVTGILVASIVYLTILGLTTPKPPGTVEIFEKTELPEAVVAGYEVYTKYGCAACHVVRDVGVPVGPRLDSKRWIRRSEEYLEKILADPKLINPRYEMPRYEDIMSKEERQELIKFIRFLEQS
- the sdhB gene encoding succinate dehydrogenase iron-sulfur subunit gives rise to the protein MPQVLIKVFRCNPKISTETKWDTFYVETYKNMTVLDALFEILRAKDATVSFRCSCRLGMCGSCAMVINGKERLACRTKVADLGDTITVKPLNNLPIIKDLVVDMEPFFQKYESIIPYFIGKDDEVAKTPSRSPARRLIDDMLDCITCGACYSACSMVAFDKEYLGPAALNRAYCLLADDRDAAFEERFRRINHEHGIWRCHTQFDCMEVCPKNIIPTWSIQQLKNEAVLRGLSRYRKIEEGRGAPMGEEMAGRQQRNNQREKQKLEINSKGHGLEGKRNFSKETTDEASEKAVSRKEFLKKVALSLVGITSISPLLIGIRSTLSPVTVSEAKQPWISLGDINQYEEGKPTLTTFEHPLKSGKSIRRSVYVLRESNEVVVYDAACTHLGCPVRWNEEAQMFFSPCHGGVFNKKGEVVAGPPPRPLDRYECEVRNNELFIKDFLRA
- a CDS encoding succinate dehydrogenase, hydrophobic membrane anchor protein, producing the protein MSSINGKNVPTVIKRDVWEQIQTGMWAWLIQRITSIILIVLLPLKYYTGYVLIGGIGGNKAWAADFHSSAIVDGLLLLAVIFHALYGLRVILIDYGWVKQAKTLFKVFTAIGIVTYLAVLFFVIL